In a genomic window of Venatoribacter cucullus:
- a CDS encoding electron transfer flavoprotein-ubiquinone oxidoreductase: MQRDVMEYDVVIVGGGPAGLSTACRLKQLAEQAGQEISVCLVEKGSEVGAHILSGAVIEDRALAELFPNWKELGAPLNVPVKGDEVYFLTSAEKSVKTPNWMIPKPMHNEGNYIVSLGNVSRWLGEQAEALGVEIYPGFTAAEYIVEDGAIKGIVTGDMGVDANGEPKAEYTPGMELRAKYTVFAEGCRGHLGKRLISEFKLDEGKDPQHYGIGIKELWDIDPANHKEGLVLHGAGWPLSESGSSGGFFLYHAENNQVVVGLITDLSYSNPHVSPFDEFQRMKHHPVVKQYLEGGKRVSYGARAITKGGLNCLPKMTFLGGLVVGCDAGTLNFAKIKGTHTAMKSGLVAAEELFKAIQAGRANDEVTEFTTVFEASWAWQELHRSRNFGPAMHKFGTFLGGAFNYIDQNIVPMPFTLHDTTPDYATLKPAAECAKINYPKPDGKISFAKLDSVFIGNVNHAEDQPCHLKLKDASIPLSVNLPKWDEPAQRYCPAGVYEIVETAEGEKRFQINSQNCVHCKTCDIKDPSQNITWVTPEGAGGPNYPNM, translated from the coding sequence ATGCAACGTGATGTAATGGAATATGACGTAGTCATCGTCGGCGGCGGCCCTGCCGGCCTGTCGACTGCCTGTCGTCTCAAACAACTGGCTGAACAGGCCGGTCAGGAAATTTCTGTCTGCCTGGTTGAAAAAGGCTCCGAAGTCGGCGCCCATATTCTGTCCGGTGCCGTTATCGAAGACCGTGCCCTGGCTGAGTTGTTCCCGAACTGGAAAGAGCTGGGTGCCCCGCTCAATGTGCCGGTTAAAGGTGATGAAGTTTATTTCCTGACCAGCGCCGAAAAGTCGGTAAAAACTCCGAACTGGATGATCCCCAAGCCCATGCACAACGAGGGCAACTACATTGTTTCCCTGGGTAACGTCAGCCGCTGGCTGGGCGAGCAGGCCGAAGCACTGGGCGTAGAAATCTACCCGGGCTTCACCGCCGCTGAATACATCGTTGAAGACGGCGCTATTAAAGGCATCGTGACCGGCGACATGGGCGTGGACGCCAATGGCGAACCCAAAGCCGAATACACCCCGGGCATGGAATTGCGTGCCAAGTACACCGTCTTTGCCGAAGGCTGTCGCGGCCATCTGGGCAAGCGCCTGATCAGCGAGTTCAAGCTGGATGAAGGCAAAGATCCGCAACACTACGGCATTGGTATCAAAGAGCTGTGGGATATTGACCCGGCCAACCATAAAGAAGGCCTGGTACTGCACGGTGCCGGCTGGCCGCTGAGCGAATCCGGTTCTTCCGGTGGTTTCTTCCTTTACCACGCCGAAAACAACCAGGTAGTGGTTGGTCTGATCACTGACCTTTCGTACAGCAACCCGCACGTCAGCCCCTTTGATGAATTCCAGCGCATGAAACACCATCCGGTGGTGAAACAGTACCTGGAAGGCGGTAAGCGCGTATCTTACGGCGCCCGCGCCATCACCAAAGGCGGTCTGAACTGCCTGCCGAAGATGACTTTCCTGGGCGGTCTGGTGGTTGGCTGTGATGCCGGCACCCTGAACTTCGCCAAGATCAAAGGCACGCATACCGCCATGAAGAGCGGCCTGGTCGCTGCTGAAGAGCTGTTTAAAGCCATTCAGGCTGGCCGCGCCAATGACGAAGTGACTGAATTCACTACCGTCTTTGAAGCCTCATGGGCCTGGCAGGAACTGCACCGCAGCCGCAACTTCGGCCCGGCGATGCACAAGTTCGGTACTTTCCTGGGTGGTGCGTTTAACTACATCGACCAGAACATTGTGCCGATGCCGTTCACCCTGCACGACACCACTCCAGACTACGCGACCCTGAAGCCGGCCGCTGAGTGCGCGAAGATTAACTATCCGAAACCAGATGGCAAAATCTCCTTCGCCAAACTGGACTCTGTGTTTATCGGTAACGTAAACCACGCCGAAGACCAGCCTTGCCACCTGAAGCTGAAAGACGCTTCCATTCCGCTAAGCGTTAACCTGCCGAAGTGGGATGAACCGGCGCAGCGCTACTGCCCGGCTGGGGTGTACGAAATTGTTGAAACTGCAGAAGGCGAAAAGCGCTTCCAGATCAACTCGCAGAACTGCGTACACTGCAAGACCTGTGATATCAAAGACCCGTCACAGAACATCACCTGGGTTACTCCAGAGGGTGCCGGTGGTCCGAACTATCCGAATATGTAA
- the metH gene encoding methionine synthase translates to MSQNTSPLSDLRQQRIARLKANLQQRIHILDGGMGTLIQSHQLDEKDYRGSRFADIAQDVKGNNDLLVLTQPEIIAGIHRQYYLAGADIVETNTFNSTRVSQADYQMEDLVPELNREAAALARRVADEVEAETGIPRYVAGVLGPTSKTSSISPDVNDPGYRAITFDKLVAEYIEATEGLMDGGADLILIETIFDTLNAKAAIFAAQEVFERRGEELPIMISGTITDASGRTLTGQTAEAFWNSVAHARPLSVGLNCALGAEELRPHIEELSNKVNTYISAHPNAGLPNEFGEYDQSAADMAVIVEEFAASGFLNIVGGCCGTTPAHIKAIAEAVQKHKPRVIPAIRPACRLAGLEPFNFDEDSLFVNVGERTNVTGSAKFKRLIIEENYDEALSVARQQVESGAQIIDINMDEGMLDSQAAMVRFLNLIAAEPDIARVPIMVDSSKWDIIEAGLKCIQGKAIVNSISLKEGEEEFIAKAKRCLRYGAAVVVMAFDEQGQADTEARKNEICGRSYRVLVDKVGFPPQDIIFDPNIFAVATGIEEHNNYAVDFINSCKFITDNLPHAKISGGVSNVSFSFRGNEPVREAIHSVFLYHAIQNGLSMGIVNAGQLAVYDDLPAELKERVEDVILNRRPDATDRMLEIAEKYRGDGSVQEKENEEWRSLPVRERLTHALVKGINAFVEEDTEEARQGFARPIEVIEGPLMDGMNVVGDLFGSGKMFLPQVVKSARVMKQAVAYLLPFIEAEKDGKSETQGKILMATVKGDVHDIGKNIVGVVLQCNNFEVIDLGVMVPAERILKVAKEENVDIIGLSGLITPSLDEMVHVAREMQRLNYHLPLMIGGATTSKAHTAVKIEPQYKNDITVYVADASRAVGVAQKLVTPEAKAAFVAERRDEYQAVRERNANRKAKALLSYDAACANAFRPDFSNYKPVKPNKLGVTVYEAFDLAELAEYIDWTPFFMSWELAGKYPRILEDEVVGEAATALFKDAQAMLARIIDEKLFTARGVVGLWPAQRRGEDDIVVFSEDRSAELAVLHQLRQQTDKPNDQPNYSLADFVAPEGSVDDYVGAFVVTAGIEAEKLAHSYDAKHDDYSSILIKALADRFAEAFAERLHEIVRKELWGYAADEQLSNEELIKENYKGTRPAPGYPACPDHTEKATLFRILNAEQATGVSLTENFAMTPAASVSGWYFSHPEAKYFGLGKIDRDQVEDIARRKGMTMDEMERWLAPNLSYDR, encoded by the coding sequence ATGAGTCAGAACACCTCCCCCCTGTCCGATCTCCGCCAGCAACGTATCGCCCGTCTGAAAGCCAATCTGCAGCAGCGCATCCATATTCTGGATGGCGGCATGGGCACGCTGATTCAGTCCCATCAGCTGGATGAAAAAGACTACCGGGGCAGCCGTTTTGCTGACATCGCTCAGGATGTTAAAGGCAACAACGACCTGCTGGTACTGACCCAGCCTGAGATTATTGCCGGCATTCACCGCCAGTATTATCTGGCCGGCGCTGATATCGTTGAAACCAACACCTTCAACAGCACCCGGGTGTCGCAGGCCGATTACCAGATGGAAGACCTGGTACCGGAACTGAACCGCGAAGCGGCTGCCCTTGCCCGCCGCGTGGCCGATGAGGTGGAAGCCGAAACCGGTATTCCGCGCTACGTGGCCGGTGTACTGGGCCCGACCAGCAAAACCAGCTCCATCTCCCCGGATGTGAACGACCCCGGTTACCGCGCCATTACCTTCGACAAGCTGGTGGCGGAATACATTGAGGCCACCGAAGGCCTGATGGACGGCGGCGCCGACCTGATTCTGATTGAAACCATTTTCGACACTCTGAATGCCAAAGCAGCGATTTTTGCCGCTCAGGAAGTGTTTGAGCGCCGCGGTGAAGAGCTGCCGATTATGATTTCCGGCACCATCACCGACGCCTCTGGCCGTACCTTAACCGGCCAGACCGCCGAAGCCTTCTGGAACTCCGTCGCCCACGCCCGCCCGCTGTCGGTCGGCCTGAACTGCGCGCTGGGTGCTGAAGAGCTGCGTCCGCACATTGAAGAGCTGTCGAATAAGGTCAATACCTATATTTCCGCGCACCCGAACGCCGGTCTTCCGAATGAATTCGGTGAGTACGATCAGTCGGCCGCTGACATGGCGGTGATTGTGGAAGAATTTGCCGCCTCCGGTTTCCTGAACATTGTTGGCGGCTGCTGTGGCACCACTCCAGCGCACATCAAAGCCATTGCCGAAGCGGTACAGAAACATAAGCCGCGGGTTATTCCGGCTATTCGTCCGGCCTGTCGGCTGGCCGGTCTGGAGCCGTTTAACTTCGATGAAGACAGCCTGTTTGTTAACGTCGGTGAGCGTACCAACGTCACCGGCTCGGCCAAATTCAAGCGGCTGATTATTGAAGAAAACTACGATGAAGCGCTGAGTGTGGCGCGCCAGCAGGTCGAAAGCGGCGCCCAGATTATCGACATCAACATGGACGAAGGCATGCTGGATTCGCAGGCCGCCATGGTGCGCTTCCTGAATCTGATTGCCGCCGAGCCGGATATTGCCCGGGTGCCGATCATGGTCGACTCGTCCAAGTGGGACATCATCGAAGCCGGCCTGAAGTGCATTCAGGGCAAGGCCATTGTGAACTCCATTTCCCTGAAAGAAGGCGAAGAAGAGTTTATCGCCAAAGCCAAACGCTGCCTGCGTTATGGCGCGGCAGTGGTGGTGATGGCGTTCGACGAGCAAGGTCAGGCCGATACCGAAGCGCGCAAAAATGAAATCTGTGGGCGCTCCTACCGCGTGCTGGTCGATAAAGTCGGTTTCCCGCCGCAGGACATTATTTTCGACCCGAACATCTTTGCCGTGGCGACCGGTATTGAAGAACACAACAACTACGCGGTGGATTTCATCAACAGTTGTAAGTTCATTACCGACAACCTGCCCCACGCCAAGATTTCTGGTGGTGTGTCCAACGTATCGTTCTCCTTCCGCGGTAACGAGCCGGTGCGTGAAGCCATTCACTCGGTGTTCCTGTATCACGCCATTCAGAACGGCCTGAGCATGGGTATCGTCAACGCCGGCCAGCTGGCGGTGTATGACGACCTGCCGGCGGAGCTGAAAGAGCGCGTTGAAGATGTGATTCTGAACCGCCGCCCGGATGCCACCGACCGCATGCTGGAAATTGCCGAGAAATACCGTGGCGATGGCAGTGTGCAGGAAAAAGAAAACGAAGAATGGCGCAGCCTGCCGGTGCGTGAGCGTCTGACCCACGCGCTGGTCAAAGGCATTAACGCCTTCGTTGAAGAAGATACCGAAGAAGCGCGCCAGGGCTTTGCCCGCCCGATTGAAGTGATTGAAGGCCCGCTGATGGACGGCATGAACGTGGTCGGTGACCTGTTCGGTTCCGGCAAAATGTTCCTGCCGCAGGTGGTGAAAAGCGCCCGCGTAATGAAACAGGCGGTGGCTTATCTGCTGCCCTTTATCGAAGCCGAAAAAGACGGCAAATCGGAAACCCAGGGCAAGATCCTGATGGCGACCGTAAAAGGTGACGTCCACGACATCGGCAAAAACATCGTTGGCGTGGTGCTGCAGTGCAACAACTTCGAGGTGATTGACCTCGGTGTGATGGTGCCGGCGGAGAGAATCCTTAAAGTCGCCAAGGAAGAAAACGTCGATATCATCGGCCTGTCCGGCCTGATTACGCCGTCACTGGATGAAATGGTGCACGTGGCCCGTGAAATGCAGCGGCTGAATTACCATCTTCCGCTGATGATCGGCGGTGCCACCACCTCCAAAGCCCACACCGCGGTAAAAATTGAGCCGCAGTACAAGAATGACATTACCGTCTATGTCGCCGATGCTTCCCGTGCCGTGGGCGTGGCCCAGAAGCTGGTGACGCCGGAGGCTAAAGCCGCCTTTGTGGCCGAGCGCCGCGATGAATATCAGGCCGTGCGTGAACGCAACGCCAACCGCAAGGCCAAGGCATTGCTCAGCTATGACGCCGCTTGCGCCAATGCCTTCCGGCCGGATTTCAGCAACTACAAACCCGTAAAGCCCAACAAGCTGGGCGTTACGGTGTACGAAGCCTTCGACCTGGCTGAGCTGGCAGAATACATCGACTGGACCCCTTTCTTTATGTCGTGGGAGCTGGCCGGTAAATACCCGCGCATTCTGGAAGATGAAGTGGTCGGTGAAGCCGCCACTGCCCTGTTCAAAGATGCCCAGGCCATGCTGGCGCGCATCATCGATGAAAAACTCTTTACCGCCCGTGGTGTGGTCGGCCTGTGGCCGGCGCAACGCCGTGGTGAAGACGACATTGTGGTGTTCAGTGAAGACCGCAGTGCCGAACTGGCCGTGCTGCACCAGCTGCGCCAGCAAACCGATAAGCCCAACGATCAGCCCAACTATTCACTGGCCGACTTTGTCGCACCGGAAGGTTCGGTCGATGACTACGTCGGGGCTTTTGTGGTCACCGCCGGTATCGAAGCCGAGAAGCTGGCCCATTCTTATGATGCCAAACACGACGACTACAGCAGCATTCTGATCAAAGCATTGGCCGACCGCTTTGCCGAAGCCTTTGCCGAACGTCTGCATGAAATCGTGCGCAAGGAACTCTGGGGCTACGCCGCCGATGAGCAGCTCAGCAACGAAGAGCTGATCAAAGAAAACTACAAAGGCACCCGTCCGGCACCGGGTTATCCGGCCTGCCCGGATCACACCGAGAAAGCCACCCTGTTCCGCATTCTGAATGCCGAACAGGCGACCGGCGTTTCGCTGACCGAGAACTTCGCCATGACCCCGGCCGCCTCGGTCAGTGGCTGGTATTTCTCACATCCGGAGGCCAAATACTTCGGACTGGGCAAAATCGACCGTGACCAGGTCGAAGACATTGCCCGCCGCAAAGGCATGACCATGGACGAAATGGAGCGCTGGCTGGCGCCTAACCTGAGCTACGACCGCTAA
- a CDS encoding FAD-binding protein, translated as MSILVIAEHDNATLKAATLNVVAAAAKIGGDVDVLVAGSNCGAAAEAAAKIAGVAKVLVADNAAYEYQLAENMGELVAELGKGYSHILAAATTTGKDFLPRAAALLDVNMLSEVIGVVDADTFTRPIYAGNAIATVKSADSIKVMTVRPTGFDAAAEGGAAAVTAIDLVKDAGLSAFAGEELAKSDRPELTGAKIVISGGRGMQNGDNFEMLYKVADKLGAAVGASRAAVDAGFVPNDMQVGQTGKIVAPELYVAVGISGAIQHLAGMKDSKVIVAINKDEEAPIFQVADYGLVADLFDAVPELEKAL; from the coding sequence ATGTCTATTTTAGTAATCGCTGAACACGATAACGCGACCCTGAAAGCAGCCACTCTGAACGTTGTGGCTGCTGCTGCCAAAATCGGTGGCGACGTCGACGTGCTGGTTGCCGGCAGCAACTGTGGCGCTGCTGCTGAAGCCGCTGCCAAAATCGCTGGCGTAGCCAAAGTACTGGTTGCCGATAACGCGGCTTACGAGTATCAGCTGGCTGAGAACATGGGCGAGCTGGTTGCTGAACTGGGTAAGGGCTACAGCCACATCCTGGCCGCTGCCACCACTACCGGTAAAGACTTCCTGCCACGCGCTGCGGCGCTGCTGGACGTTAACATGCTGTCTGAAGTGATTGGCGTGGTTGATGCCGACACCTTCACTCGTCCGATCTACGCCGGTAACGCCATTGCGACGGTTAAATCAGCTGACAGCATCAAAGTGATGACTGTGCGCCCGACCGGTTTCGATGCGGCCGCTGAAGGCGGCGCTGCTGCCGTAACCGCCATCGACCTGGTTAAAGATGCTGGTCTGTCTGCTTTCGCTGGCGAAGAGCTGGCCAAGTCTGACCGTCCGGAACTGACCGGTGCCAAGATCGTTATCTCTGGTGGTCGTGGTATGCAGAACGGCGACAACTTCGAGATGCTGTACAAAGTGGCCGACAAACTGGGTGCCGCTGTTGGTGCATCCCGTGCGGCGGTTGACGCCGGTTTCGTACCGAACGACATGCAGGTTGGTCAGACCGGTAAGATCGTTGCTCCGGAACTGTACGTTGCTGTGGGTATCTCTGGTGCCATTCAGCATCTGGCTGGTATGAAGGACTCCAAAGTCATTGTTGCGATCAACAAAGACGAAGAAGCTCCGATCTTCCAGGTAGCCGATTACGGTCTGGTTGCAGACCTGTTTGACGCCGTACCAGAACTGGAAAAAGCTCTGTAA
- the nfuA gene encoding Fe-S biogenesis protein NfuA, which yields MTTYVTITPDAEEYLASLLEKQNIEGMAVRVFITQPGTKYAETCLAYCRPEEVNASDLIQPMDKLRVYIEAMSVPYLEESLIDFAKDRMGGQLTIKAPNAKMPKVTADSPVEERINYLLYTEINPGLASHGGEVSLVELTEDGIAVLKFGGGCQGCSAVDMTLKDGVEATLTSRVPEVRGVRDVTDHTQAENAYFK from the coding sequence ATGACAACCTATGTAACCATCACTCCTGATGCGGAAGAGTATCTGGCAAGCCTGCTGGAGAAACAGAACATCGAAGGGATGGCGGTGCGCGTGTTTATCACCCAACCCGGCACCAAGTATGCGGAAACCTGCCTGGCGTACTGCCGCCCGGAAGAGGTGAATGCCTCCGATCTGATTCAGCCGATGGACAAGCTGCGCGTCTATATCGAGGCGATGAGCGTTCCGTATCTGGAAGAATCCCTTATTGATTTCGCCAAAGACCGTATGGGCGGCCAGCTGACCATTAAGGCGCCGAATGCCAAAATGCCCAAGGTAACCGCCGACAGCCCGGTGGAAGAGCGCATTAATTATCTGCTGTACACCGAAATCAACCCGGGTCTGGCGTCGCATGGCGGCGAAGTGAGCCTGGTAGAGCTGACCGAAGACGGCATTGCGGTGCTGAAGTTCGGCGGCGGCTGCCAGGGCTGCAGCGCGGTGGATATGACGTTAAAAGATGGTGTGGAGGCGACCCTGACCTCGCGCGTACCAGAAGTAAGAGGGGTGCGGGACGTAACCGACCACACTCAGGCTGAGAACGCCTATTTCAAGTAA
- a CDS encoding MATE family efflux transporter gives MNGLLLVSRLLGIEPQRLTRILSIGIPIIGGMLSQSLINLVDAAMVGRLGETALAGVGVGGYTTFITVSMVMGLSAGVQALVARRHGAGDTSLHDPLTAGLLLAVVVGIPLSLLFILMAPWLISLFNSDPQVLDIAVPYFEWRTAATVAVAMNFVFRGYWSGIGQARIYLHSLLLMHLVNVVVSYVLIFGIGSWQGYGAVGSGMGTSIALFFGAGLYSWLTFRRRSGRFRWPQRHTLLQVLRLTVPNSTQQTLFALGVSVLFWIIGQVGTQEQAIGHILISLALLLILPAVGLGIASTSLVGHALGRNDTADAYRWGWEVVRVAILMMALLGLPLWLFPQHILGIFTPDQHLIELGSWPLRITGLNIVFEVTAMVLTQALLGAGASHQVMRISLSMQWGVLLPLAYLAGPVAGFGLLGIWLLQGLQRITLSLIYALIWRSRHWARITL, from the coding sequence ATGAACGGGCTGCTGCTGGTCAGCCGCCTGCTTGGCATTGAGCCGCAGCGGCTGACCCGGATTCTCAGCATCGGCATCCCCATTATTGGCGGCATGCTGTCGCAGAGCCTGATTAACCTGGTCGATGCCGCCATGGTCGGCCGGCTGGGGGAAACCGCTCTGGCCGGGGTGGGCGTGGGCGGTTATACCACCTTTATTACCGTGTCCATGGTGATGGGTTTATCGGCCGGCGTGCAGGCACTGGTGGCCCGCCGTCACGGTGCCGGTGACACCTCCCTGCACGACCCGCTGACCGCCGGCCTGCTATTGGCCGTGGTGGTTGGCATTCCGCTCTCGCTGCTGTTTATCCTGATGGCTCCCTGGCTAATCTCTTTATTCAATTCTGATCCGCAAGTTCTTGATATTGCAGTACCTTATTTCGAATGGCGCACAGCAGCTACCGTTGCGGTAGCCATGAACTTTGTGTTCCGGGGGTACTGGAGCGGCATTGGTCAGGCGCGCATTTATCTGCATTCCCTGCTGCTGATGCACCTCGTTAATGTGGTGGTCAGCTATGTACTTATTTTTGGCATCGGCAGCTGGCAAGGTTATGGTGCCGTGGGTTCCGGCATGGGTACCAGCATTGCGCTGTTCTTTGGCGCCGGACTGTACAGCTGGCTTACTTTCCGCCGGCGCAGCGGCCGTTTCCGCTGGCCGCAACGTCACACCCTGCTGCAGGTGCTGCGACTGACGGTACCGAATTCCACCCAGCAAACCCTGTTTGCGCTGGGAGTCAGCGTGCTGTTCTGGATTATTGGCCAGGTCGGCACCCAGGAGCAGGCCATTGGCCATATTCTTATCAGCCTGGCACTGCTGCTGATTTTACCGGCGGTCGGGTTGGGCATTGCCTCCACCAGTCTGGTCGGCCATGCCCTGGGCCGTAACGATACCGCCGACGCCTACCGCTGGGGCTGGGAAGTGGTGCGGGTAGCCATACTGATGATGGCCCTGCTCGGTCTGCCGCTGTGGCTGTTTCCGCAGCATATTCTTGGTATTTTCACTCCCGATCAGCATCTGATTGAACTGGGCAGCTGGCCGTTGCGTATTACCGGCCTGAATATTGTGTTTGAAGTGACCGCCATGGTACTCACCCAGGCGCTGCTGGGCGCCGGCGCCAGCCATCAGGTGATGCGCATCAGCCTGAGCATGCAATGGGGGGTGCTGTTGCCGCTGGCCTATCTGGCCGGTCCGGTGGCCGGTTTCGGGCTGCTGGGAATCTGGTTGCTTCAGGGTCTGCAACGTATTACGTTGTCGCTGATTTACGCCCTGATCTGGCGCTCACGGCACTGGGCACGGATCACTCTCTGA
- the gspE gene encoding type II secretion system ATPase GspE, whose product MTADNLAVPAEDLSRQVQSTNLNTRLPFGYAKRFGVLIEGKADQLLLLHREGVQAGVIMEVQRFLSAPFRLQAISNDEFERRMGLAYQSDSSETMEMVEGLGDEMDLASLADSVPETEDLLEQEGDAPIIRLINALLTEAVKENASDIHVETYEKRLVVRFRVDGVLREVVQPKRALAALLISRIKVMARLDIAEKRVPQDGRIALRIGGREVDVRVSTMPSSFGERVVMRLLDKQAGRLSLSQLGMAPRDLATMRNIISKPHGIILVTGPTGSGKTTTLYGALSDLNDTSRNILTVEDPIEYSLPGIGQTQVNTKVEMTFAKGLRAILRQDPDVVMIGEIRDLETVEIAIQASLTGHLVLSTLHTNTAIGAVTRLQDMGVEPFLLSSSIIGVIAQRLVRVLCNECKEEATADAAECTILGIDPAQPPQIFHARGCDKCNQLGYRGRQGIYEIIEVDETMKTLIHDRAGEQALERHARTLGPGIQQDGIRKVLAGSTTIEELLRVVKG is encoded by the coding sequence ATGACCGCAGACAATCTGGCCGTACCGGCAGAAGACCTCTCCCGTCAGGTGCAATCGACCAATCTTAATACCCGGTTACCCTTTGGCTATGCCAAACGCTTTGGCGTGCTGATTGAAGGCAAGGCCGACCAGTTATTGCTGCTGCACCGTGAAGGGGTGCAGGCTGGCGTCATTATGGAAGTGCAGCGCTTTCTGAGTGCGCCTTTCCGGTTGCAGGCCATCAGCAACGATGAATTTGAACGCCGTATGGGGCTGGCCTACCAGAGTGATTCCTCCGAAACCATGGAAATGGTGGAAGGGCTGGGCGATGAAATGGACCTCGCCAGCCTGGCTGATTCTGTGCCGGAAACCGAAGACCTGCTCGAGCAGGAGGGCGATGCGCCCATTATCCGCCTGATCAACGCCTTACTGACCGAAGCTGTTAAAGAAAATGCCTCGGATATTCACGTCGAAACCTACGAAAAACGCCTGGTCGTACGCTTTCGCGTCGATGGCGTGCTGCGCGAAGTGGTGCAGCCCAAGCGCGCCCTGGCGGCGCTGTTAATTTCCCGTATTAAGGTCATGGCGCGGCTGGATATTGCCGAAAAACGCGTGCCGCAGGACGGTCGTATTGCCTTACGCATCGGTGGTCGTGAAGTGGATGTGCGGGTGTCGACCATGCCGTCCAGTTTTGGCGAGCGGGTGGTAATGCGTCTGCTGGATAAGCAAGCCGGCCGCCTGAGCCTGTCGCAGCTGGGCATGGCGCCGCGTGATCTGGCCACCATGCGCAATATTATCAGCAAGCCCCACGGCATTATTCTGGTAACCGGTCCGACCGGCTCGGGTAAAACCACCACGCTGTATGGGGCGCTGAGTGACCTGAACGATACCAGCCGCAATATTCTGACCGTGGAAGACCCGATCGAATACAGCCTGCCCGGCATTGGCCAGACCCAGGTAAACACCAAAGTTGAAATGACCTTCGCCAAAGGCCTGCGCGCCATTCTGCGCCAGGACCCGGATGTGGTGATGATCGGTGAGATCCGCGACCTTGAAACCGTTGAAATTGCCATTCAGGCCTCATTAACCGGTCACCTGGTGCTGTCGACGCTGCACACCAATACCGCCATTGGTGCGGTAACCCGACTGCAAGATATGGGCGTCGAGCCCTTTCTGCTGTCGTCCAGTATTATCGGTGTAATCGCCCAGCGGCTGGTGCGGGTGTTGTGCAATGAATGCAAAGAAGAAGCCACCGCCGATGCCGCCGAATGCACCATTCTCGGCATTGATCCGGCGCAGCCACCGCAGATTTTCCACGCCCGCGGTTGTGATAAGTGCAACCAGCTGGGCTATCGCGGTCGCCAGGGTATCTACGAAATCATTGAAGTCGATGAAACTATGAAAACCCTGATCCATGACCGTGCTGGCGAACAGGCGCTGGAGCGTCACGCGCGCACGCTGGGGCCAGGCATTCAGCAGGACGGTATCCGCAAAGTACTGGCCGGCAGCACCACCATTGAAGAATTATTACGGGTGGTGAAGGGCTGA
- a CDS encoding electron transfer flavoprotein subunit beta/FixA family protein: MKVLVAVKRVIDYNVKVRVKPDNSDVDLTNVKMAMNPFCEIAVEEAVRLKEKGIASEVVVVSIGPKVAQEQIRTALALGADRGILVETDEKLESLSVAKLLKAVVDKEQPQLVLLGKQTIDSDNNQTGQMLGALTGMAQGTFASEVAIDGEKVNVTREIDGGLRTVALKLPAIVTTDLRLNEPRYASLPNIMKAKRKPLDVTTPADLGVEVKSTLSLVQVTPPAQRKAGIKVASIEQLVDKLKNEAKVL, translated from the coding sequence ATGAAGGTTCTTGTCGCTGTTAAACGTGTTATCGATTACAACGTAAAGGTACGCGTAAAGCCGGATAATTCAGACGTTGATCTGACCAACGTTAAAATGGCTATGAACCCCTTCTGCGAAATCGCCGTGGAAGAAGCTGTGCGCCTGAAAGAGAAGGGCATCGCCAGCGAAGTGGTGGTGGTTTCTATTGGTCCTAAAGTGGCTCAGGAACAGATCCGTACCGCTCTGGCTCTGGGTGCAGACCGTGGCATTCTGGTCGAAACCGACGAGAAGCTGGAATCCCTGAGCGTTGCCAAACTGCTGAAAGCCGTTGTTGATAAAGAACAGCCGCAACTGGTTCTGCTGGGTAAGCAGACCATCGACAGCGACAACAATCAGACTGGCCAGATGCTGGGTGCACTGACGGGTATGGCGCAAGGCACCTTCGCTTCTGAAGTGGCCATCGATGGCGAAAAAGTGAACGTAACCCGTGAAATCGACGGCGGTCTGCGTACCGTTGCTCTGAAACTGCCGGCGATCGTTACCACTGACCTGCGTCTGAACGAGCCGCGTTATGCGTCTCTGCCGAACATTATGAAAGCCAAACGTAAGCCTCTGGATGTCACCACTCCGGCTGACCTGGGTGTGGAAGTTAAGTCCACCCTGTCACTGGTTCAGGTAACTCCGCCGGCACAGCGCAAGGCCGGTATCAAGGTTGCCAGCATTGAACAGCTGGTCGACAAACTGAAGAACGAAGCCAAAGTGCTGTAA